The following are encoded together in the Robertmurraya sp. FSL R5-0851 genome:
- a CDS encoding ParA family protein — protein sequence MNYKGGVGKTTVTSNLAAELAHQGKRVLLIDLDPQANLTLSFVSFEEWRNLDQQKRTIKDWYDEFLDHNTNAPLRNSIITPYQVNNRLHSFFNQDGKIDLICSHLELIHVDMELSSRLGGPTDRAIRGNYLRVLSLLKRNLDSLRGEYDVILIDCPPNFNIVTQNAMVASDYYIVPAKADYLSTLGIHTLIRHIHILKDKYNHHLRQGDAYQLTEISPEMLGVVFTMISTNGKKPITIQQEYMRQVRNDFHIFTSFLRENKTLYADAPESGIPVVLKKVKRQQEDVIKEVKNLAIEIQKLTNL from the coding sequence ATGAATTATAAGGGTGGAGTAGGGAAGACAACGGTTACATCAAACCTAGCAGCGGAACTCGCACATCAAGGAAAGAGAGTTCTACTTATAGATTTAGATCCTCAAGCAAACTTAACTCTTTCGTTTGTCAGTTTTGAAGAGTGGCGAAATTTGGACCAACAGAAAAGAACGATTAAGGACTGGTATGACGAATTTTTAGACCACAACACGAACGCACCTTTAAGAAATTCCATTATTACTCCTTATCAAGTGAACAATCGGCTTCATTCTTTTTTTAATCAGGATGGAAAAATTGACCTTATTTGCTCTCATTTAGAATTAATTCATGTGGATATGGAGCTATCAAGCAGACTCGGTGGACCGACGGATCGAGCCATTCGTGGGAATTATTTACGTGTGTTATCACTTTTAAAAAGAAATCTAGATTCTCTTAGAGGGGAGTATGATGTAATCTTAATTGATTGCCCACCTAATTTTAATATTGTGACGCAGAACGCCATGGTCGCAAGCGATTATTACATAGTCCCTGCGAAAGCAGATTATTTATCCACCCTCGGCATTCATACTCTTATACGACATATCCATATTTTAAAAGACAAATACAACCACCATCTTCGTCAGGGGGACGCTTACCAGTTAACTGAGATTTCTCCAGAAATGTTAGGTGTGGTTTTTACGATGATCTCCACCAATGGAAAAAAACCAATAACCATTCAACAAGAATACATGAGACAAGTGAGAAATGATTTTCATATCTTTACCTCTTTTCTGCGTGAAAATAAGACACTGTATGCAGATGCCCCTGAATCAGGCATACCTGTGGTGTTAAAGAAGGTCAAAAGGCAACAAGAAGATGTGATCAAGGAAGTGAAAAACCTTGCGATAGAAATACAGAAATTGACAAA
- a CDS encoding EamA family transporter: MNPILFGSLVILTTFLMGSSFAVGKIGLAYVSPLLLVGLRFTIAGMIMALFVMKKPLPRKTLDWGRVILVGFFQTAGVMGCIFLSLRTITAGESSILTFSNPLMVVILSTLFLGGKYEVLQWLGVILGFAGVFITLGFHLQIQEGTLLGLGSAISWATATVLIKAWGQRFNVWVLTAYQMLFGGILLLIMGVTMETPKLVFHPTSVFIILWLAIMASIVQFAVWFYLLNQSDPGKTSAFLFLAPFFGVLTGWLLLDEVVDWYVCIGGGFIILGIFFVNWTFKPKDMPSSENGY, encoded by the coding sequence ATGAATCCCATCCTATTCGGTAGCCTTGTCATCCTTACCACTTTTCTAATGGGTTCCTCTTTTGCAGTGGGAAAAATCGGACTCGCCTATGTATCTCCACTCTTGTTAGTGGGCCTACGGTTTACGATCGCAGGCATGATCATGGCATTATTCGTAATGAAAAAGCCACTTCCACGCAAAACTCTCGACTGGGGTCGAGTGATTCTAGTAGGTTTTTTCCAAACTGCGGGAGTCATGGGTTGTATTTTCCTAAGTCTACGAACGATCACAGCAGGTGAATCATCGATTCTCACCTTTAGTAATCCGTTAATGGTAGTCATTCTAAGTACTCTTTTCTTAGGTGGAAAATACGAAGTCCTACAGTGGCTTGGGGTTATTTTAGGCTTTGCCGGTGTGTTTATTACCCTAGGCTTTCATCTACAAATACAGGAGGGCACATTACTTGGACTTGGATCCGCCATCTCATGGGCTACAGCGACTGTACTAATCAAAGCGTGGGGACAACGTTTTAATGTATGGGTCTTAACGGCTTATCAGATGCTGTTTGGAGGGATTCTTCTTTTAATTATGGGGGTAACGATGGAAACTCCTAAACTCGTCTTTCATCCGACGTCCGTCTTTATCATCCTATGGCTAGCGATCATGGCATCGATCGTCCAGTTTGCCGTCTGGTTTTACCTCTTAAACCAAAGCGATCCAGGCAAGACGAGTGCATTTCTGTTTTTAGCACCGTTTTTTGGAGTGCTCACAGGTTGGCTGTTATTGGACGAGGTAGTGGATTGGTACGTGTGCATCGGTGGTGGTTTTATAATACTAGGCATTTTCTTTGTGAACTGGACTTTTAAACCAAAGGATATGCCCAGCTCTGAAAATGGTTATTAA
- a CDS encoding CAP domain-containing protein, protein MIKKKVILTVAVAAALVVASPMAQKASAAENTTTVHQKVYVYQGSNVNELNSYLQKYFANLGIKFNTNTTTTTVTQQPTQQTVETQQPTETTTQPAQQPTTTTEPTQTTQTTSALSAYEQKVVELTNQERAKYGLAALKVDKALSKVAREKSLDMSKNGYFSHTSPTYGSPFDMMKQFGVSYQYAGENIAMGQRTPEEVVQAWMNSEGHRKNILSANFNYIGVGYVESGNYWTQMFIGK, encoded by the coding sequence ATGATTAAGAAAAAAGTCATTCTTACAGTTGCTGTTGCGGCAGCATTAGTCGTAGCAAGTCCAATGGCACAAAAAGCGAGTGCTGCTGAAAACACGACGACTGTTCATCAGAAGGTATACGTGTATCAGGGCTCCAATGTAAATGAATTAAATAGTTACCTACAAAAGTATTTTGCTAATCTTGGAATCAAGTTCAATACAAATACAACAACAACGACAGTGACGCAACAGCCAACTCAACAAACAGTTGAGACGCAGCAACCAACAGAAACAACCACACAACCGGCTCAGCAGCCAACAACAACCACCGAACCAACTCAAACTACTCAAACAACAAGCGCATTAAGCGCGTATGAACAAAAAGTAGTTGAACTGACGAACCAAGAGCGTGCGAAATACGGCTTAGCGGCTTTAAAAGTGGATAAAGCTTTGAGCAAAGTGGCTCGTGAAAAGTCACTTGATATGTCAAAGAATGGCTATTTTAGTCATACAAGCCCAACGTACGGTTCACCTTTTGATATGATGAAGCAGTTTGGCGTTTCTTATCAATATGCAGGTGAAAACATTGCGATGGGACAAAGAACTCCTGAAGAAGTGGTACAAGCATGGATGAATAGTGAAGGACATCGTAAAAATATCTTAAGTGCAAACTTCAACTACATTGGCGTTGGGTATGTAGAATCAGGGAATTATTGGACGCAAATGTTTATCGGTAAATAA
- a CDS encoding prolyl oligopeptidase family serine peptidase: MLKKMKKRVKSAMMVTFAAAMTFSFTIDASAAKQLDTNSSTYRTVTEIEDWGAAITKVIVDLNTPIPQNSVTKDTFNVHVKRSDSRLTNPFLEEGNRKVTNAYVSDAKGNPAVRGKYVVLEMEIGPTVSLGSALNYYRFNDWVESDYTITQVKDIVYNSGKISGLVVTSSDGGTRELVDDFSSGSFTHEDTTLTFANYEPQKTKGKEKNPLVIWLHGGGEGGTDTTIPLSANKATAFASEEIQSYFDGAHVLVPQTPTRWMQGVSGSADGTSIYQESLMALIEDYVANHKDVDPNRIYIGGASNGGYMTMLMVRDYPGYFAAAYPVCEGLNDTLITDKDIQALKQTPIWFVHAENDTTLRPEQNTIPTYKRLLKAGATNVHLSLFKDVHDTSGLYKNADGTPYQYPGHWSWIYVYNNEPTTLIDGKTTTIMEWMAAQSK; the protein is encoded by the coding sequence ATGTTAAAAAAAATGAAAAAACGTGTAAAATCCGCTATGATGGTAACCTTTGCTGCTGCCATGACTTTTTCATTCACTATCGATGCATCTGCTGCTAAACAATTAGACACAAACTCGTCCACTTATCGAACCGTCACAGAAATTGAAGACTGGGGCGCCGCTATTACAAAGGTCATCGTCGATCTTAACACCCCTATCCCCCAGAATTCGGTCACCAAAGATACATTTAACGTTCACGTAAAAAGAAGTGATAGCAGATTAACTAATCCATTTTTAGAGGAAGGAAATCGGAAGGTCACCAACGCTTATGTTTCTGATGCAAAAGGAAATCCTGCAGTGAGAGGGAAATATGTTGTATTAGAAATGGAGATTGGACCAACTGTTTCATTAGGATCCGCTCTGAATTATTATCGATTTAACGACTGGGTTGAAAGTGACTATACCATTACGCAAGTGAAGGATATTGTATACAATTCTGGAAAGATTTCAGGATTAGTTGTCACTTCAAGTGATGGAGGAACGAGAGAGTTGGTTGACGATTTCTCATCTGGAAGTTTCACACATGAAGATACGACTTTAACATTTGCAAACTATGAACCTCAAAAAACAAAAGGAAAAGAAAAGAATCCACTAGTCATTTGGCTGCACGGTGGCGGTGAAGGTGGAACTGATACCACCATCCCTCTTTCAGCTAACAAAGCTACTGCCTTTGCGTCTGAAGAAATTCAATCCTATTTTGATGGTGCTCATGTGTTAGTACCTCAAACACCAACTAGATGGATGCAAGGTGTTTCAGGCTCTGCTGATGGAACGTCCATTTATCAAGAGTCTCTTATGGCTTTAATTGAAGATTATGTGGCGAATCATAAAGATGTGGATCCAAATCGCATTTACATTGGCGGAGCTTCGAACGGCGGATATATGACCATGTTGATGGTTCGTGATTATCCAGGATACTTTGCGGCAGCCTACCCTGTCTGTGAAGGTTTAAATGATACGTTAATTACGGATAAAGATATTCAAGCTCTGAAACAAACGCCAATTTGGTTTGTACATGCGGAAAACGACACCACTCTTCGCCCTGAACAAAACACTATACCAACGTATAAACGTTTACTTAAAGCTGGTGCTACCAATGTCCATTTATCATTATTTAAAGATGTTCATGACACATCGGGATTATATAAAAACGCAGATGGTACTCCATATCAATACCCTGGACATTGGTCGTGGATCTATGTTTACAACAACGAACCAACTACCTTAATCGACGGGAAAACAACAACAATTATGGAATGGATGGCTGCCCAGTCTAAATAA
- a CDS encoding RrF2 family transcriptional regulator — MQLIIQAGDLGPKWFHVALRTLVLLASTEGMLKSHYIAERLGEDPTFVRKILSKLAKSDYVKSHGGRYGGYSINISPNELTVKDVYRALGDSSSTPFYTVPSTGVEYYISQIINKAEKSFQDELNAYTIQDILDFKDRT; from the coding sequence ATGCAACTAATCATACAAGCAGGGGACTTAGGACCTAAGTGGTTTCATGTGGCATTAAGAACGCTCGTACTACTTGCTTCCACAGAAGGGATGTTAAAAAGTCATTATATAGCTGAACGATTGGGTGAAGACCCAACATTTGTACGAAAGATTTTATCAAAGTTAGCAAAATCTGATTATGTGAAATCTCACGGAGGCAGATATGGGGGATATAGTATAAATATTTCGCCTAATGAACTAACCGTAAAGGATGTTTATCGAGCATTAGGAGATAGTTCATCCACACCATTCTATACCGTTCCTTCTACGGGAGTAGAGTACTATATATCACAGATCATCAATAAAGCAGAAAAAAGTTTTCAAGATGAGCTAAATGCATATACAATTCAAGATATCCTAGATTTTAAGGATCGGACATAA
- a CDS encoding alpha/beta hydrolase, with amino-acid sequence MKNRVNPELLAGLDMFQDLVLQPEYLQAIREGAAQMRPPANVDDSLSLTDEIIVGPDSNPLPIRIYREKSIDETLPVLLWIHGGGYILGSIDDNDDLCMRFVKEAQCVVVSVDYRLAPEHPYPAPIEDCYAALKWIADHAEALNIDPNRIGVAGASAGGGLTAALTLLARDRQYPSICFQMPLYPMIDDQNNTPSTNEIKEGFVWNQKTNEAGWKMYLGELYDTEKIPAYAAPARAEDYRNLPYTYTCVGQLDPFRDETLTYVTKLAQAGVDVEFHLYPGAYHGFEAINPNADISVRAMNEYVQAVKKGFERVVKVEA; translated from the coding sequence ATGAAGAATCGAGTAAATCCCGAGTTATTAGCAGGCCTAGACATGTTTCAAGACCTTGTTTTACAACCTGAGTATTTACAAGCCATCAGAGAAGGCGCTGCTCAGATGAGACCACCTGCAAACGTTGATGATTCCCTTTCATTAACAGATGAGATCATTGTAGGACCTGATTCAAATCCATTACCCATAAGAATTTATCGTGAAAAATCAATTGATGAAACCTTACCTGTCCTTTTATGGATACATGGCGGCGGGTATATCTTAGGATCAATTGATGATAATGATGATCTTTGTATGAGGTTTGTAAAAGAAGCCCAATGTGTGGTTGTTTCGGTGGACTACCGATTAGCACCCGAACATCCTTACCCAGCACCAATTGAGGATTGTTATGCGGCTTTAAAATGGATCGCTGATCACGCAGAGGCACTAAATATTGATCCGAATCGAATCGGTGTTGCAGGCGCAAGTGCTGGCGGAGGTCTAACCGCTGCTTTGACTCTTTTAGCTCGCGATCGACAATACCCTTCTATTTGTTTCCAAATGCCGCTCTATCCTATGATTGATGACCAAAATAATACCCCTTCTACCAATGAGATTAAAGAAGGATTTGTTTGGAATCAAAAAACAAATGAAGCCGGCTGGAAAATGTATTTAGGAGAATTATATGATACCGAAAAAATCCCTGCCTATGCAGCACCTGCTCGCGCAGAAGATTATCGTAATTTGCCATACACCTACACATGTGTCGGTCAATTAGATCCATTCCGTGATGAAACATTAACGTATGTGACTAAACTTGCACAAGCTGGTGTTGATGTAGAATTTCACTTATATCCTGGGGCCTATCATGGATTCGAAGCTATAAACCCTAACGCCGACATATCTGTTCGCGCGATGAATGAATATGTGCAAGCCGTTAAAAAAGGCTTCGAAAGAGTCGTGAAGGTAGAGGCTTAA
- a CDS encoding sensor domain-containing diguanylate cyclase: MLQKNILEQPDALKCLFDNHPDGICILDGDGKFLYVNESNITMLGYTHDEILQTSLNHLLNSRRANISNSVTNIKSSSKLAINHKKGYLVYVRLTSIPLVSDGLEFGSFIRFEDISQQVEQTKDLFDIQEMFTLISEKSQNIISSISADGVFTYISPTVEALLGYTPEEVIGKPAAFFNDPDTNKKFVEHRNSLFIDQNTVRFTGRVRNKSGEYRWYETTAEYIRDETGNIIQTICVGRDVNDRKKAEETIAHLAYHDSLTNLPNRRFFKKYVTEKLEESKDELHSLMLLDLNGFKYVNDTFGHDIGDLLLLEVANRLKNVVADNDFVARWGGDEFTVLQSHLENKADATALMTRIKEIIAEPIMIAGNTLYITASVGVSFFLEDGDTAETLIKNADERMYRAKNQAKLLEQKKNPH; this comes from the coding sequence GTGTTACAAAAAAATATACTTGAACAACCTGATGCATTAAAGTGTCTTTTTGACAATCATCCAGACGGTATATGTATTTTAGATGGGGACGGTAAGTTTTTATACGTAAATGAATCGAATATCACGATGTTAGGCTACACACATGATGAGATATTACAAACATCGTTGAATCATCTACTAAATTCACGAAGAGCGAACATAAGTAATAGTGTTACAAATATCAAAAGCAGTTCTAAACTGGCTATTAATCATAAGAAAGGCTACTTGGTTTATGTTAGATTAACGAGTATTCCCCTTGTTAGTGATGGGCTAGAATTCGGAAGTTTCATCAGATTTGAAGATATCTCTCAACAAGTCGAACAAACCAAGGATTTATTCGATATTCAGGAAATGTTCACGTTAATTTCAGAAAAGTCCCAAAACATCATCTCTTCAATTTCAGCCGATGGTGTATTCACTTATATCTCACCAACTGTAGAGGCATTGCTGGGCTATACACCAGAAGAGGTGATTGGGAAACCAGCTGCATTTTTCAACGACCCGGATACGAATAAAAAATTTGTAGAGCATCGCAACTCGTTGTTTATCGATCAAAACACGGTGCGATTTACCGGTCGTGTTCGGAATAAGTCTGGGGAATACCGCTGGTATGAAACTACGGCTGAGTATATCCGTGATGAAACTGGAAACATCATTCAAACGATTTGTGTGGGACGTGACGTTAACGATCGTAAAAAAGCAGAAGAGACAATCGCACACCTAGCTTACCACGACAGCTTAACGAATTTGCCGAACCGACGTTTTTTTAAGAAATATGTAACGGAAAAATTAGAAGAGTCTAAAGATGAACTTCACAGTTTAATGTTATTAGACTTGAATGGGTTTAAATATGTGAACGATACTTTTGGACATGACATAGGAGATCTTCTTCTTTTGGAAGTGGCAAACAGATTAAAAAACGTAGTTGCAGACAACGATTTCGTGGCTCGATGGGGTGGTGATGAGTTCACGGTCCTTCAATCGCATTTAGAAAACAAGGCTGATGCAACAGCCTTAATGACAAGAATAAAAGAAATAATCGCCGAACCAATTATGATTGCAGGCAATACACTTTACATTACTGCAAGTGTTGGAGTCTCATTTTTTCTTGAAGATGGAGATACAGCAGAGACACTCATAAAAAATGCGGATGAGAGAATGTATCGTGCCAAGAACCAAGCGAAACTTTTGGAACAAAAGAAGAACCCTCATTAA
- a CDS encoding oxidoreductase — MNHLFTPYEIKGLSLKNRVVMPPMCQYSVTNKDGIATDWHYVHYVSRAIGGASLIIIEMTDVEPDGRISDYDLGLWSDEQIPALARIVEACHQYGAKVGIQIAHAGRKAQDAAEPVAPSAIPFDGNSKTPRELSTVEVKEMVEKFRLAVRRALQAGVDVIEIHGAHGYLIHQFTSPFTNKRTDEYGQELTKFGREVIEAAKSEMPEDMPLIMRISAREYVEGGYGINESIEFSRVFQQAGVDMFHVSAGGEGPIAAAGKPGTHVAYQVPLARAIKEELNVPVIAVGRLEEPALANSVIGNEDADLVAVGRGMLRNPYWAIEAATVLKKEVALPKQYEFGFPRN; from the coding sequence ATGAATCATTTATTCACCCCTTATGAAATCAAAGGACTATCATTAAAAAACCGTGTTGTTATGCCACCTATGTGCCAATATTCCGTTACGAATAAGGATGGTATTGCTACCGATTGGCACTATGTGCATTATGTAAGCCGCGCCATTGGTGGTGCCAGCCTAATCATTATTGAAATGACAGACGTAGAGCCAGACGGCCGCATTAGTGATTACGATTTAGGGTTATGGTCCGACGAACAAATCCCTGCACTTGCTCGCATTGTGGAAGCTTGTCATCAGTACGGTGCAAAGGTAGGCATTCAAATTGCGCATGCTGGACGTAAAGCGCAGGATGCAGCTGAACCCGTTGCACCATCTGCAATTCCGTTTGATGGGAATTCAAAAACACCAAGAGAACTTTCCACCGTGGAAGTAAAAGAAATGGTTGAAAAGTTCCGTCTAGCCGTTCGCCGTGCTTTACAGGCGGGGGTTGACGTGATTGAAATTCACGGGGCACATGGATATTTGATCCATCAATTCACCTCTCCATTCACGAATAAAAGAACCGATGAATATGGTCAAGAGCTCACCAAATTTGGCCGTGAAGTCATAGAAGCTGCAAAAAGCGAAATGCCTGAAGATATGCCGCTAATCATGCGAATCTCTGCTAGGGAGTATGTGGAAGGTGGATATGGTATTAACGAAAGCATCGAGTTCTCAAGAGTATTCCAGCAAGCGGGCGTAGATATGTTCCACGTAAGTGCGGGTGGAGAAGGACCCATTGCTGCTGCCGGCAAACCTGGCACACATGTTGCGTATCAAGTACCATTAGCTAGAGCCATCAAAGAAGAACTGAATGTCCCTGTGATTGCCGTGGGCCGCTTAGAAGAACCAGCACTTGCTAACTCCGTAATTGGAAATGAAGACGCCGACCTTGTTGCGGTGGGAAGAGGAATGCTAAGAAATCCTTACTGGGCCATTGAAGCAGCAACGGTATTAAAGAAAGAAGTAGCATTACCGAAACAGTATGAATTCGGTTTTCCGAGAAATTAA
- a CDS encoding IDEAL domain-containing protein → MQRDETFPSGRLVRGKTNYGELFHGYIHSDEPFSQNMKVRVIKSDNEEMEGKVISANPIKMRRLETSATYSKDSILALIDIALLIKDKEWFMELTSLLTKPTILEAQMINKSAINRIEKRQNI, encoded by the coding sequence GTGCAACGTGATGAAACCTTTCCAAGTGGGAGATTGGTAAGAGGGAAAACAAACTATGGGGAGTTGTTTCATGGTTATATTCATAGCGATGAACCATTCTCACAGAACATGAAAGTCAGAGTCATCAAGAGCGATAATGAAGAGATGGAGGGAAAGGTGATCTCAGCGAATCCTATTAAAATGAGACGCTTAGAAACATCCGCAACCTATTCCAAGGATTCAATCCTTGCACTAATTGATATTGCCCTTTTAATCAAGGACAAAGAATGGTTTATGGAACTTACCTCCTTGTTAACGAAGCCAACCATACTTGAAGCACAAATGATTAATAAATCAGCGATCAATCGCATAGAAAAAAGACAGAACATCTAA
- a CDS encoding iron-sulfur cluster assembly accessory protein, producing MKVKINRNAAKVLKRMLEGEEAQGKMVRVFVTENHVNHAHFDLKLDTPTEHDEIVKTDKDIEILLDRRESFLDGVWIQYFFLPKEEFMITNPSTGFHQH from the coding sequence ATGAAAGTAAAAATCAATCGTAATGCAGCAAAGGTATTAAAGAGAATGTTGGAAGGTGAAGAGGCACAAGGAAAAATGGTTCGTGTATTCGTGACAGAAAACCATGTGAATCACGCTCACTTTGATCTTAAGCTGGACACTCCAACCGAGCATGATGAAATTGTAAAAACAGATAAAGATATTGAGATTTTGTTAGATCGTCGTGAAAGCTTTTTAGATGGCGTATGGATTCAATATTTCTTTCTACCAAAGGAAGAATTTATGATTACGAATCCATCCACAGGATTTCACCAGCATTAA
- a CDS encoding RrF2 family transcriptional regulator produces the protein MNSDFTLAIHSLTLLALQPDRMSTSEYIAESAGVHPVRIRKVLSLLKKNGFIISKEGTGGGFIFALDLDQVNLWNIYQITSEGALQPKCTESNGQCIVGANMKSVLFSIFMGAEAHLGEYLKEYTIKEVVELVKQKETY, from the coding sequence ATGAATAGTGATTTCACCCTTGCGATTCACAGTTTAACTCTTCTGGCGTTGCAGCCGGACCGAATGTCAACCAGTGAATATATCGCGGAGAGTGCAGGAGTACATCCCGTTCGAATTCGTAAAGTGCTTAGCTTGTTAAAGAAGAATGGTTTTATCATATCCAAAGAAGGTACAGGTGGCGGATTTATTTTTGCCTTGGACTTGGATCAGGTCAATCTTTGGAATATTTATCAAATCACTTCTGAAGGTGCTCTCCAGCCAAAATGTACAGAGTCTAACGGTCAGTGCATTGTTGGAGCGAATATGAAGAGTGTTCTGTTCTCCATCTTTATGGGGGCGGAAGCACATTTGGGTGAATATTTGAAAGAATACACGATAAAAGAAGTCGTTGAATTGGTGAAACAAAAAGAAACCTATTAG
- a CDS encoding 2-isopropylmalate synthase: MEKFEKYSRSYFMPPVKSMKWMEKEYITEAPLWCSVDLRDGNQALVVPLTLEEKLEYFQLLVKIGFKEIEVGFPAASETEYTFLRTLIEQNLIPDDVTIQVLTQSRDHIIKKTFESLQGVKKAVVHLYNSTSVAQREQVFRKSKEEIVDIAVTGAKLLQKYAAETEGEFVFQYSPESFTGTEMEFALDICNRVLDVWQPTAENQVIINLPATVSHSMPHVYASQIEYISDHLSYRDNVILSIHPHNDRGSGIADAELAVLAGGQRIEGTLFGNGERTGNVDIVTLALNLYSHGVDPKLHFENVIETMETYERLTKMKVHERHPYAGKLVFTAFSGSHQDAITKGFKWREEKENVAWNVPYLVIDPKDIGREYEGDIIRINSQSGKGGIGYLLEQQYGFDLPPKMREHFGYAVKNVSDHENKELMPSEIYDIFINGYVNIADPIQFIQSKSAKNENYDTIVSVKYEGSQLEIPGVGNGRLDAVSNALQTKFGIEFADLEYKQHAQEMGSKSNAVSYIGIKDQNGTVHWGCGIDTDIMTSSIRALFSAVNALMKSNRKMEAIAHK; the protein is encoded by the coding sequence ATGGAAAAATTTGAGAAGTACTCTAGAAGTTATTTTATGCCTCCTGTCAAAAGCATGAAGTGGATGGAGAAGGAATACATTACCGAAGCACCTTTATGGTGTAGTGTGGATTTAAGGGATGGAAACCAAGCGTTGGTTGTTCCGTTAACACTTGAAGAAAAGCTAGAGTACTTCCAATTGCTCGTAAAAATTGGGTTCAAAGAAATTGAAGTTGGCTTCCCGGCTGCTTCTGAAACGGAATATACATTTTTACGTACATTGATTGAACAAAACTTAATCCCAGACGATGTGACGATCCAAGTGTTAACACAATCCAGAGATCATATCATCAAGAAAACGTTCGAATCGCTTCAAGGAGTAAAAAAAGCTGTTGTCCACTTATATAATTCAACGTCTGTTGCTCAAAGGGAACAGGTGTTTAGAAAATCAAAAGAAGAAATCGTAGATATTGCCGTAACAGGTGCGAAGCTACTTCAGAAGTATGCGGCGGAAACAGAAGGGGAGTTTGTTTTCCAATATTCGCCTGAGAGCTTTACTGGAACGGAAATGGAGTTCGCGCTAGATATATGTAATCGAGTCCTTGATGTCTGGCAGCCAACAGCTGAAAACCAGGTAATTATCAATCTACCAGCAACAGTCTCTCACTCGATGCCACATGTGTATGCGAGTCAGATTGAGTATATAAGTGATCACTTAAGCTACCGAGACAACGTCATTCTATCGATTCACCCGCATAACGACCGTGGCAGCGGAATTGCTGATGCCGAATTAGCCGTGTTAGCGGGAGGACAACGAATTGAAGGAACATTGTTCGGAAACGGTGAACGAACAGGGAATGTCGATATCGTGACACTAGCTCTGAATCTATACTCTCACGGGGTGGATCCAAAGCTACACTTCGAAAATGTCATCGAAACCATGGAAACGTACGAGCGTTTAACTAAGATGAAGGTTCATGAAAGACATCCATACGCTGGGAAACTAGTATTTACAGCGTTCTCTGGTTCCCATCAAGATGCCATCACAAAGGGCTTCAAATGGCGTGAGGAAAAAGAAAATGTTGCGTGGAATGTTCCTTACTTAGTGATCGATCCAAAGGACATTGGTAGAGAATACGAGGGCGATATTATTCGAATTAATAGCCAATCGGGTAAAGGTGGTATTGGTTATCTTCTTGAACAGCAATACGGTTTTGATCTCCCACCAAAAATGCGTGAACACTTTGGGTATGCCGTCAAAAATGTGTCTGATCATGAAAACAAAGAGCTTATGCCTAGTGAAATTTACGACATCTTTATCAATGGCTATGTGAATATTGCTGATCCAATTCAGTTCATCCAGTCGAAATCGGCTAAAAATGAAAACTATGATACGATTGTTTCGGTAAAATACGAAGGAAGTCAATTGGAGATTCCAGGTGTAGGTAATGGCCGATTGGATGCAGTGAGCAATGCACTACAAACCAAGTTCGGTATAGAGTTTGCTGATCTAGAGTACAAACAGCACGCACAGGAAATGGGTTCTAAATCAAATGCTGTCTCTTATATTGGGATAAAAGATCAAAACGGCACCGTCCATTGGGGCTGTGGAATTGATACAGATATTATGACTTCATCCATCCGTGCATTATTTAGTGCCGTGAATGCTTTGATGAAAAGCAATCGGAAAATGGAAGCCATTGCTCATAAGTAA